In Nymphaea colorata isolate Beijing-Zhang1983 chromosome 5, ASM883128v2, whole genome shotgun sequence, one genomic interval encodes:
- the LOC116254295 gene encoding probable alpha,alpha-trehalose-phosphate synthase [UDP-forming] 7 produces the protein MTSRSYTNLLDLATGIIPTAGRGGKRLSRVMSVPGIVSEFDDDAANSVSSDVTSSVSQERVIVVANQLPLRARRRPDNAGWTFSWDEDALLLQLKDGLSDDMDVIYVGSLKVEVDPSEQDEVAQILLEKFKCVPAFLPDDIYNKFYHGFCKQHLWPLFHYMLPLSPSSAGRFDRSSWQAYVSANKIFADKVVEVINSDDDYVWIHDYHLMVLPNFLRRRYNKLKMGFFLHSPFPSSEIYRTLPVREEILRALLNSDLIGFHTFDYARHFLSCCSRMLGLDYQSKRGYIGLEYYGRMVGIKILPVGIHMVQIESVLRLADKEWRVNELLDQFKGKTVVLGVDDMDIFKGINLKILALEQLLIQYPKWRNKIVLVQIVNPARGKGRDIEELQAQILSDSKRINENFGSAEYTPILLIDRPVPVYERIAYYTVAECVVVTAVRDGLNLTPYEYIVSREGSLENPKKSMIVVSEFIGCSPSLSGAVRVNPWNTEAVAEAINMAISMPEAEKQLRHEKHYRYVSTHNVAYWARSFMQDLERSCKDHQRRRCWEIGFGLQFRVVSLDPSFRKLSIDHIASAYRRSKGRAILLDYDGTVTPESSIDKRPSEEVIRILNKLSADPKNVVFIVSGRGKESLSSWFSPCEKLGIAAEHGYFLRWSKEKEWETSCDQSSDFAWMQMAEPVMRLYAEATDGSWIETKESAIVWHHQDADPDFGSCQAKELLDHLESVLANEPVAVKRGQHIVEVKPQGVSKGLVAEKLLSVMAEGNRQPDFVLCIGDDRSDEDMFEVISSGSPGASASGSFFNREVFACTVGQKPSKAKYYVDDTIEVIKMLEALAGP, from the exons AGGTGGGAAACGTCTTTCGAGGGTTATGTCCGTTCCTGGAATAGTCTCGGAGTTTGATGATGATGCAGCAAATAGTGTTTCATCAGATGTTACCTCGTCTGTGAGCCAGGAACGGGTGATTGTTGTGGCTAACCAGCTTCCGTTGAGGGCACGAAGGAGGCCAGATAATGCTGGTTGGACTTTCAGCTGGGATGAGGACGCCCTTCTATTACAGCTTAAAGATGGACTTTCAGATGACATGGATGTTATTTATGTTGGTTCTTTGAAGGTGGAAGTTGATCCTAGTGAGCAGGATGAGGTTGCTCAGATCCTGTTGGAGAAGTTCAAATGTGTACCTGCATTCCTACCTGATGACATCTACAACAAGTTCTATCATGGCTTCTGCAAGCAACATCTGTGGCCACTTTTCCATTATATGCTACCGCTCTCTCCCAGCAGTGCTGGTCGTTTTGATCGTTCTTCCTGGCAGGCTTATGTATCTGCCAATAAGATTTTTGCTGACAAGGTAGTAGAGGTGATAAATTCAGATGATGATTATGTCTGGATACATGATTATCATCTTATGGTTTTGCCTAATTTCTTAAGGAGAAGGTACAACAAATTGAAGATGGGATTTTTCCTTCATAGTCCATTCCCTTCGTCAGAGATATACAGGACTCTACCTGTCAGGGAAGAGATATTGAGAGCCCTTCTTAACTCAGACTTAATTGGGTTCCATACATTTGATTATGCCCGCCATTTTCTTTCCTGTTGCAGTAGGATGCTGGGCCTTGATTACCAATCCAAGAGAGGATACATTGGGTTGGAATACTATGGCAGAATGGTTGGGATCAAAATATTACCAGTCGGAATCCACATGGTTCAGATTGAATCTGTTCTCAGGCTTGCTGATAAAGAATGGAGGGTGAATGAACTCCTTGATCAGTTTAAGGGTAAAACAGTTGTACTTGGTGTAGATGACATGGACATCTTCAAGGGGATTAATCTCAAGATATTAGCTTTGGAGCAGCTCCTTATTCAATACCCAAAATGGAGGAACAAGATTGTTCTGGTTCAGATCGTCAATCCTGcaagagggaaagggagagacaTAGAAGAGCTACAAGCTCAAATTTTGTCTGACAGCAAAaggataaatgaaaattttggttctgCTGAATACACTCCTATTTTGCTAATTGACAGGCCGGTTCCTGTGTATGAACGGATTGCTTACTATACAGTTGCAGAATGTGTTGTTGTGACAGCTGTAAGAGATGGACTCAATCTCACTCCTTATGAGTACATTGTGTCAAGAGAGGGGAGTCTGGAGAACCCTAAAAAGAGCATGATTGTTGTCTCTGAATTTATTGGATGCTCTCCTTCTTTAAGTGGAGCTGTAAGAGTGAACCCATGGAATACAGAAGCAGTTGCTGAGGCTATTAACATGGCCATTTCGATGCCAGAAGCGGAAAAGCAATTACGCCATGAAAAACATTATCGGTATGTAAGCACACATAATGTTGCTTACTGGGCTCGCAGCTTTATGCAAGATTTGGAGAGATCGTGTAAAGATCATCAGAGAAGGAGGTGTTGGGAGATTGGATTTGGTTTGCAGTTTAGAGTTGTATCACTTGATCCTAGTTTTAGGAAGTTGTCAATTGATCATATAGCTTCTGCTTATAGGAGGTCGAAAGGCAGGGCTATACTGTTGGATTATGATGGTACCGTGACGCCCGAGTCTTCCATTGATAAGCGCCCAAGTGAGGAGGTTATTCGCATCTTGAACAAACTATCTGCTGACCCAAAGAATGTGGTGTTCATTGTGAGTGGAAGAGGGAAGGAGTCACTAAGTAGTTGGTTTTCTCCTTGTGAGAAGCTTGGAATTGCTGCAGAGCATGGCTATTTCTTGAG gtggtcaaaagaaaaagaatgggaaACGTCCTGTGATCAGTCCAGTGACTTTGCATGGATGCAGATGGCAGAGCCTGTCATGAGGCTATATGCAGAGGCTACGGATGGGTCATGGATAGAGACCAAAGAGAGTGCAATTGTTTGGCATCATCAGGATGCTGATCCTGATTTTGGATCTTGCCAAGCTAAGGAGCTACTTGACCACCTGGAGAGCGTGTTAGCCAATGAGCCAGTGGCTGTCAAGCGTGGACAACACATAGTAGAAGTCAAACCTCAG GGCGTCAGTAAAGGCCTTGTTGCAGAGAAACTGCTCTCGGTGATGGCAGAAGGAAATAGGCAACCTGATTTTGTGTTGTGCATTGGTGATGATCGATCTGATGAGGATATGTTTGAAGTTATTAGCAGTGGCAGTCCTGGTGCTTCTGCTTCTGGATCCTTCTTTAACAGAGAGGTGTTTGCATGTACGGTGGGTCAGAAGCCAAGCAAGGCGAAATATTATGTTGATGACACTATCGAGGTGATTAAAATGCTTGAAGCTCTTGCTGGCCCGTAG